CCCGATCGAAGCGCTGATCGGTGCGGGTCACCGCCCGCACCCGGTCCACCCGGTAGATCCGATGGTCGCCGTCGACCCGGCCGACCAGATACCAGGTGCCGTTCTTCCACACCAGCCCGTACGGCTGGACGGTCCGGGTCACCTCGACGTCGCGCTGGTAGCGCAGCTCGACAACGAGGTCCCGCCAGGCCGCCCCGGCCAGCTCGGCCAGCAGCGGGGGCGGGTCGGCCTGGTGGAACCAGCCCGGAGCGTCCAGGTGGAAACGCTGTCGGGCCTGGTCGGCCGCGTCGCGCAGCCCGGCCGGCAGGGCCGCCGTGACCTTGAGCTGCGCCACACCGAGCACGTCGGCGAGCCCCATCTCGGCGGCCGGTCCTGGCAGTCCGGACAGGAACAGCGTCTGCGCTTCGGCCCGGCTCAACCCGGTCAACCGGGTCCGGTAGCCGTCGAGCAGCCGGTATCCGCCGGCGCGTCCCTGATCGGCGTAGACCGGAACCCCGGCGGCGGACAACGCCAGCACGTCGCGGTAGATGGTGCGCACCGACACGTCCAGTTCGGCGGCGAGTTCGGCGGCGGTCATCACCTCCCTGGCCTGCAACAGCAGCACCAGGGAGATCAGCCGCGCCGCCCGCACCGGTCAGGCCCCGACCGGCAGTGCCGCACCGTCGGCCACGGTGAGCTGGTACGCCCGGTGCGGTGCCCAACCGGCGACGAGGCTGAACCGGTCGCCGCGGACGACGGTCTCCCGCCGCTCCACCGGGGTCGCGGCGATCCGGCCGGTGCGGACATCTGGGAGATGGCGGCGTTCCTGGAGAAGCGACCTCCCCGCTTCACGGGGCGATGACGCCGGGCCGAACCCGGTCGGCTCGACCGTCTTCAGCACAGTTTTGCGGCAATTGGTCGGACGGATGAGGCGCATCACGGCCGGACCGGCAAGGATTGCAACATGAAGGTTCTCTTCCTGGGTGGCCCGTGGCATGAACAACGTCGCGAGGTGACCCCCCGCCGTCTCGCCGCTGCCGCGGACACTCTGCCCACGCAATACACGGTGCCGCTCCAGACCGGAGCTGAGCCCGTAACCTACACCCGTCGCTACGCCCGCAGCCAGGGCGAGCGGCTGCCGGTCTACGTCGCGCCCGACTATTCCGGCCCGGCCCGCGCCTGAGGTGCCCGGCGCGGCGGCCGGCGGAGCCGAGGAGGCTCCGCCGGCCACCGCGCCCCGGCCGTCCGATCGGTGATGCGAACAGCCGATCACCGTGTGTCGTCGAGGCCTCGCAGCGGACCGGCCAGCTCGCGTTCGAAGAAGTCCAGGAACCCGTCGGGGTCCGGCCCGGCGTTCTGGAGCACGATGTGGTCGAACCCGGCGTCGACGTACGGGCGGACCGCCGCCAGGTGCACGGCCGGGTCCGGCCCGACGCTGAAGTGCTCGCGGATGTCGTCGGTGTCGACCATCGCCGAGGCGGCCTCGAAGTTGACCGGGTTCGGCAGTTCGCTCATCACCTTCCAGCCGGTCAGTGCCCAGCGGCTGGACTCCCACGCCGCCCGTACCGCCTGGTCCTCGTCGACCGCCCAGGCGACGGGCACCTCGGCGTAGAGCGGACCTTTGCCGCC
The sequence above is a segment of the Solwaraspora sp. WMMD406 genome. Coding sequences within it:
- a CDS encoding WYL domain-containing protein; amino-acid sequence: MRAARLISLVLLLQAREVMTAAELAAELDVSVRTIYRDVLALSAAGVPVYADQGRAGGYRLLDGYRTRLTGLSRAEAQTLFLSGLPGPAAEMGLADVLGVAQLKVTAALPAGLRDAADQARQRFHLDAPGWFHQADPPPLLAELAGAAWRDLVVELRYQRDVEVTRTVQPYGLVWKNGTWYLVGRVDGDHRIYRVDRVRAVTRTDQRFDREPAFDLAGFWAARSGEFVRRVLADEIVVRLSPAGLRALRWAVEAPAAQAAVDAADPPDSQGWVRTRLPVESPEVAYTQLQALGPEVEVIAPAALRDRMRAAAARLTALYADRRVADPVT